A region from the Acyrthosiphon pisum isolate AL4f chromosome A1, pea_aphid_22Mar2018_4r6ur, whole genome shotgun sequence genome encodes:
- the LOC107882325 gene encoding uncharacterized protein LOC107882325, producing MRNFLIGYVQYFWLLQVGPGLISCFGEEYRTNNYLESFHATLLTQMQRHPNIWNFIQKLTVLENQYFDEARRNLRIRDGASRRERENTTTVLAGYVQQLNRDEDLTGFLRRAGHRNDGHLQGIIGPYPQDQ from the exons ATGAGAAACTTTCTAATTGGGTATGTGCAATATTTTTGGTTGTTACAGGTCGGTCCAGGTTTAATCAGTTGTTTTGGAGAAGAATATAGAACCAACAACTACTTGGAGTCTTTCCACGCTACACTTCTAACCCAAATGCAAAGACATCCCAATATATGGAATTTTATTC AAAAACTGACTGTCCTTGAAAATCAGTATTTCGATGAAGCCAGAAGAAACCTAAgg ATTAGAGATGGAGCATCAAGGAGGGAACGAGAGAACACTACCACTGTCTTAGCAGGTTATGTGCAACAACTTAACAGAGATGAAGACCTCACAGGATTTTTGAGAAGGGCTGGACACCGCAATGATGGACACCTACAAGGCATAATCGGACCATATCcacaa gATCAGTAA